A window of the Microscilla marina ATCC 23134 genome harbors these coding sequences:
- a CDS encoding four helix bundle protein yields the protein MAFKFENLKVWQRALDYTLAIHEVTLGFPKSELSILTRQVKRATDSIALNIAEGSTNQSNAEFGRFLGYAARSGIEVVSCLHIAKKRNLIDQSKFEELYNEITEIIKMIYGLKRSIAGSQ from the coding sequence ATGGCATTCAAGTTTGAAAACCTAAAGGTATGGCAAAGAGCACTTGATTATACATTGGCAATACACGAAGTGACTTTGGGTTTCCCTAAAAGTGAGCTAAGCATTCTCACAAGACAGGTAAAACGAGCCACTGACTCCATAGCACTCAATATTGCCGAGGGTTCAACCAATCAAAGTAATGCTGAGTTTGGGCGATTTTTGGGATATGCAGCAAGGTCAGGTATAGAAGTCGTAAGTTGTTTACACATTGCCAAAAAACGTAATCTCATTGACCAATCAAAGTTTGAAGAATTGTACAATGAGATAACCGAAATCATTAAAATGATTTATGGCTTAAAGAGGTCAATAGCTGGGAGTCAGTAG
- a CDS encoding SDR family oxidoreductase, giving the protein MFQKDLFKDKVVLVTGGRSGIGYAISQMMLELGAKVVIASRKEDLLKQAAEELSQYGECSYLACDIRESDQRTALMEKIKADNGRLDILVNNAGGQFPAPAETISENGWDAVINNNLNGTFHMSSLMARHFFIPQKEGCIINIIANIYRGFPSMVHTGAARAGVENLTKTLAVEWGDYNIRVNAIAPGTIESSGLDTYPKPVQDILGEARAAVPLKRFGTVTEIANTTCFLASPLASYISGVSLYVDGAQHLNGGDPMKLTRLMRAFTKSR; this is encoded by the coding sequence ATGTTTCAAAAAGATTTATTCAAAGATAAAGTAGTATTGGTGACAGGTGGGCGTAGTGGCATAGGCTATGCCATTAGCCAGATGATGCTAGAGCTGGGCGCCAAGGTGGTCATTGCTTCACGCAAAGAAGATTTGCTCAAACAAGCCGCCGAAGAACTGAGTCAATATGGCGAGTGTAGTTACCTGGCTTGCGACATCCGCGAAAGCGACCAACGCACGGCACTGATGGAAAAAATAAAGGCAGATAATGGTAGACTCGATATATTGGTAAACAATGCGGGAGGTCAGTTTCCGGCACCTGCCGAAACCATTAGCGAAAATGGATGGGATGCAGTGATTAATAATAATTTAAACGGCACCTTTCACATGAGTAGTTTAATGGCTCGCCACTTTTTTATTCCGCAAAAAGAAGGCTGTATCATCAACATCATTGCCAATATTTATAGAGGGTTTCCTTCTATGGTGCACACTGGAGCCGCACGTGCCGGGGTAGAAAACCTGACCAAAACTTTAGCGGTAGAGTGGGGCGATTATAACATTAGGGTAAACGCCATTGCTCCTGGTACCATAGAGTCTTCCGGTTTAGACACTTACCCAAAACCGGTGCAAGATATTTTGGGCGAAGCCAGGGCAGCGGTGCCCCTCAAGCGGTTTGGTACGGTAACAGAAATAGCCAACACTACTTGTTTTTTGGCAAGCCCATTGGCAAGCTATATTAGTGGAGTAAGCTTATATGTAGACGGTGCCCAGCACCTAAACGGTGGCGACCCCATGAAGTTGACCCGTTTGATGAGGGCTTTTACTAAAAGTCGGTAG
- a CDS encoding acyl-CoA dehydrogenase family protein, with protein MKSYYFTEEHQMFRQSLRDFLAKEVTPHIDEWETKGEIPREIFKRFGDMGYLGIALPEAYGGTDLDYFYSIIFNEEMVRVNSGGFGAAIGAHASLALVHMNAEGNEAQKQKYLEPGIKGELIGCLAISEPFGGSDVAGMRTTAVREGDHYIINGSKTFITNGVSSDFIVAAVKTNPDAKSGGISMIVIDRDTPGLTATKLNKLGWRASDTGEIAFSDVKVPVTNLLGGENQGFYYIMQHFALERLMLAIGGMATADYALEVTLKYMDEREAFGRKINRFQALRHRVAQMASEIEMNRMFIYAIADRYQQGDYVVKEAAMAKLLGTQLSDRVVYDCLQMFGGYGFMEDYPLARMYRDSRLGTIGGGTSEIMCEIISKMMIDDKAYEKATSLKV; from the coding sequence ATGAAATCATATTATTTTACAGAAGAACATCAGATGTTTCGCCAAAGCCTGCGCGATTTTTTGGCAAAAGAAGTAACCCCTCATATAGATGAATGGGAAACTAAAGGCGAAATACCACGCGAAATATTTAAACGCTTTGGCGATATGGGCTACCTGGGCATCGCCTTGCCCGAAGCCTATGGGGGAACCGACCTTGACTATTTTTATTCGATCATTTTTAACGAAGAAATGGTACGGGTAAACTCAGGTGGCTTTGGGGCAGCTATAGGTGCCCACGCCTCGCTTGCCCTGGTACATATGAATGCTGAAGGCAACGAAGCCCAAAAGCAAAAGTACCTGGAGCCTGGCATCAAAGGTGAACTGATTGGTTGTCTTGCCATCAGCGAACCCTTTGGAGGGTCGGATGTGGCAGGTATGCGCACTACTGCAGTGCGTGAAGGCGACCATTACATCATCAATGGATCTAAAACTTTTATAACAAATGGGGTAAGCAGCGACTTTATTGTAGCAGCAGTAAAAACCAATCCTGACGCAAAGTCGGGCGGCATTAGTATGATCGTGATAGACCGAGATACACCAGGCCTAACCGCCACCAAACTCAACAAACTGGGCTGGAGAGCATCTGACACCGGCGAGATTGCGTTTAGTGATGTAAAAGTACCCGTGACCAATTTGTTGGGAGGCGAAAACCAAGGGTTTTACTACATCATGCAGCACTTTGCCCTAGAGCGATTGATGTTGGCGATTGGTGGAATGGCTACCGCAGACTATGCCTTAGAGGTGACCCTAAAGTATATGGACGAGCGCGAAGCTTTTGGGCGAAAAATTAACCGTTTTCAAGCATTGCGCCACCGCGTGGCTCAAATGGCAAGCGAGATAGAAATGAACCGGATGTTTATATACGCCATTGCCGACCGCTACCAACAGGGCGACTATGTGGTAAAAGAGGCTGCAATGGCAAAACTACTGGGTACCCAACTAAGCGACCGGGTGGTGTACGATTGCCTGCAAATGTTTGGGGGCTATGGTTTTATGGAAGACTACCCGCTGGCGCGCATGTACCGCGATAGCCGCCTGGGTACTATAGGCGGGGGCACCTCTGAAATTATGTGCGAAATTATCTCTAAAATGATGATAGATGACAAGGCTTATGAGAAGGCTACTAGTCTCAAGGTATGA
- a CDS encoding AMP-binding protein, producing the protein MKNHLETHIEAFYRWEKQKAQQPFLRQPYGKQWKTLTYAEAGQEARRMVSALQAMGLQKGDHVGILSKNCYHWILTDLAIMMGGFVSVPFYASLPADQLKVVVEKSHIKALFLGKLEEWDEDKSLVLPSELKVIRYPHYEGNARIEEGEAWTDLVNDHEPMQGDPLPDPDDLWTILFTSGTTGQPKGVMHTYGNLARVFQAEFATNWIGIAKLKAQRFFSFLPLNHVGERVGIEGSCLYIGGTMSFGESLDTFAHNLQQTQPTVFFAVPRIWTKFQMGVLGKMSQERLDLLLKIPIVSGFVKKKIRKALGMGSVEVVATGAAITPEHLKQWFLKLGIRLREAYGMTEVCGSITNTPKDSNRPGSVGKVIPLAEIKIHPDTGEVLMKSPQMMTGYYNEPEKTAEVLKGEWLSSGDKGVIDEDGFLHIVGRVKDAFKTSKGKYIVPNPYEEALADNDVIEQVCVAGLGLPNPIVLVNLSEIGQAIEKEKIETRLREDLSKINESLPGFQKLATLVITQETWSEANNLLTPTMKIRRSAIDDRYATKYEQWFNGRKMIVWE; encoded by the coding sequence ATGAAAAATCACCTGGAAACCCACATAGAAGCCTTTTATCGCTGGGAAAAACAAAAAGCCCAGCAACCTTTTTTGCGTCAGCCTTACGGCAAGCAGTGGAAAACCCTTACTTATGCTGAAGCAGGGCAAGAAGCCCGTCGTATGGTCAGCGCTTTGCAAGCAATGGGTTTGCAAAAGGGCGACCATGTGGGCATATTGTCTAAAAACTGCTACCATTGGATATTGACTGATTTGGCAATAATGATGGGAGGATTTGTATCAGTTCCTTTTTATGCCAGTTTGCCCGCTGACCAACTCAAGGTAGTAGTAGAAAAAAGCCATATCAAAGCATTGTTTTTGGGTAAGCTGGAAGAGTGGGATGAAGACAAATCCTTGGTATTGCCATCCGAACTCAAGGTGATCAGGTACCCACATTATGAGGGCAATGCCCGCATTGAAGAGGGAGAAGCCTGGACTGATTTGGTGAACGATCATGAGCCAATGCAGGGCGATCCATTACCTGATCCAGACGATTTGTGGACCATACTATTTACTTCAGGCACTACCGGGCAGCCCAAAGGTGTAATGCATACTTATGGCAACCTGGCGCGGGTATTTCAAGCCGAGTTTGCCACCAACTGGATAGGCATAGCCAAGCTCAAAGCCCAGCGGTTTTTCTCGTTTTTGCCGCTCAACCACGTAGGCGAGCGAGTAGGCATAGAAGGCTCTTGCCTATATATAGGTGGCACTATGTCGTTTGGCGAATCGCTAGATACTTTTGCCCACAACCTACAGCAAACCCAACCCACGGTGTTTTTTGCGGTGCCTCGTATCTGGACTAAGTTTCAAATGGGGGTATTGGGTAAAATGTCTCAGGAAAGGCTGGATTTATTGCTTAAAATTCCGATTGTATCGGGTTTTGTCAAAAAGAAAATAAGAAAAGCCCTCGGAATGGGCAGTGTCGAAGTAGTGGCAACAGGTGCCGCCATTACGCCCGAACATCTCAAACAATGGTTTTTAAAACTGGGTATTCGCTTGCGCGAAGCCTATGGAATGACCGAAGTGTGTGGCTCTATTACCAACACCCCCAAAGACAGCAACCGACCAGGCAGTGTGGGTAAGGTGATTCCGTTGGCTGAGATAAAAATACATCCCGACACTGGCGAAGTACTCATGAAGTCGCCCCAAATGATGACAGGCTACTACAACGAACCCGAAAAAACTGCCGAAGTACTGAAGGGTGAGTGGTTGAGCAGTGGCGATAAAGGGGTAATAGATGAAGATGGTTTTTTACATATAGTGGGCAGGGTAAAAGACGCTTTTAAAACCTCTAAAGGCAAATACATTGTGCCTAACCCTTATGAAGAAGCCCTTGCTGACAATGATGTGATAGAGCAGGTATGTGTAGCTGGGCTAGGGCTGCCCAATCCTATAGTGTTGGTCAATTTGTCGGAAATAGGGCAGGCAATTGAAAAAGAAAAGATAGAAACAAGGCTAAGGGAAGATTTGAGCAAAATAAACGAAAGTTTGCCGGGTTTTCAGAAACTGGCAACTTTGGTGATTACTCAAGAAACCTGGAGCGAAGCAAATAATTTACTGACGCCTACGATGAAAATACGTCGAAGTGCAATTGATGACAGGTATGCCACCAAGTATGAGCAATGGTTCAATGGACGCAAGATGATTGTATGGGAGTAA